A region from the Arvicola amphibius chromosome 12, mArvAmp1.2, whole genome shotgun sequence genome encodes:
- the Mael gene encoding protein maelstrom homolog isoform X2, translated as MDKENKEKIPELRRRGLPVARVADAIPYCSADWALLREDEKEKYSEMAREWRAAQGKDSGPSEKQKFISTPLRRPGMLVPKPSVSPPDVSSLSIKNDQALLGGVFYFLNIFSHGELPPHCEQRFLPCEIGCVKYSLQEGIIADFHSFIHPGEIPRGFRFHCQAASDSSHKIPISNFEFGHDQATVLKNLYKFIHPNPGNWPPIYCKSDDRARVNWCLKRMERTSEIRQDLELLTVEDLVVGIYQQKFLKEPSKTWVRSLLDVAMWDYSSNTRCKWHEENDILFCALAVCKKIAYCISNSLATLFGIQLTGAHVPLQDYEASNSVTPKMVVLDAGRYQKLRVESPGFCHFNSYKQEQRSNTSTGCYPSGVKISGPNSSVRGRGITRLLESISSNSNNIHRFSNCETSLSTYMSQKDGYKSFSSFS; from the exons atggataaagaaaataag GAGAAGATTCCCGAACTTCGCCGGCGAGGCCTGCCCGTGGCCCGCGTGGCTGACGCCATCCCCTACTGTTCGGCCGACTGGGCG CTCCTGAGGGAGGATGAGAAGGAGAAATACTCAGAAATGGCTCGGGAATGGAGAGCAGCCCAGGGAAAGGATTCTGGGCCTTCAGAGAAGCAG AAATTCATATCTACACCACTGAGAAGACCAGGCATGCTTGTACCAAAACCAAGTGTTTCTCCCCCTGACGTGTCAAGTTTATCCATAAAGAATGATCAAG ctcTCCTTGgaggtgttttttattttctgaacatttttagCCATGGTGAACTACCTCCTCATTGTGAGCAGCGCTTCCTCCCTTGTGAAATTGGCTGTGTTAAATACTCCCTCCAGGAAGGTATTATAGCAGACTTCCACAGCTTTATCCATCCAG GTGAAATTCCACGAGGATTTCGATTCCATTGCCAGGCTGCAA GTGATTCTAGTCACAAGATTCCTATTTCAAACTTTGAATTCGGGCATGACCAAGCAACTGTGTTAAAAAACCTTTATAAATTTATTCATCCAAACCCAGGGAATTGGCCACCTATTTACTGCAAG TCTGATGATAGAGCCAGAGTCAACTGGTGTTTGAAGCGTATGGAGCGGACATCAG AAATCAGGCAAGATCTAGAACTTCTCACTGTAGAGGACCTTGTAGTGGGAATCTACCAGCAAAAATTCCTCAAGGAACCCTCTAAGACCTGGGTTAGAAGCCTCCTAGATGTGGCCATGTGGGACTATTCTAGCAACACAAG GTGCAAGTGGCATGAAGAAAATGATATTCTCTTCTGTGCTTTAGCTGTTTGCAAGAAAATCGC gtaCTGCATCAGTAATTCTCTAGCCACTCTGTTTGGAATCCAGCTCACTGGAGCTCATGTGCCACTACAAGACTATGAGGCCAGCAACAGTGTGACGCCCAAAATGGTCGTACTGGATGCGGGGCGTTACCAG AAGCTAAGAGTTGAGAGTCCAGGATTCTGTCATTTCAACTCTTACAAACAGGAACAAAGGTCAAACACATCCACTG GTTGTTACCCATCTGGGGTGAAAATTTCTGGCCCCAACAGCAGTGTTCGAGGAAGAGGGATCACCCGCCTGCTAGAGAGCATCTCCAGCAACTCCAACAACATCCACAGATTCTCCAACTGTGAAACTTCACTCTCTACTTACATGTCCCAAAAAGATGGGTAcaaatctttctcttccttttcttaa
- the Mael gene encoding protein maelstrom homolog isoform X1, translated as MPNRRASRNAYYFFVQEKIPELRRRGLPVARVADAIPYCSADWALLREDEKEKYSEMAREWRAAQGKDSGPSEKQKFISTPLRRPGMLVPKPSVSPPDVSSLSIKNDQALLGGVFYFLNIFSHGELPPHCEQRFLPCEIGCVKYSLQEGIIADFHSFIHPGEIPRGFRFHCQAASDSSHKIPISNFEFGHDQATVLKNLYKFIHPNPGNWPPIYCKSDDRARVNWCLKRMERTSEIRQDLELLTVEDLVVGIYQQKFLKEPSKTWVRSLLDVAMWDYSSNTRCKWHEENDILFCALAVCKKIAYCISNSLATLFGIQLTGAHVPLQDYEASNSVTPKMVVLDAGRYQKLRVESPGFCHFNSYKQEQRSNTSTGCYPSGVKISGPNSSVRGRGITRLLESISSNSNNIHRFSNCETSLSTYMSQKDGYKSFSSFS; from the exons ATGCCCAACCGCAGGGCCAGCCGCAATGCCTACTATTTCTTCGTGCAGGAGAAGATTCCCGAACTTCGCCGGCGAGGCCTGCCCGTGGCCCGCGTGGCTGACGCCATCCCCTACTGTTCGGCCGACTGGGCG CTCCTGAGGGAGGATGAGAAGGAGAAATACTCAGAAATGGCTCGGGAATGGAGAGCAGCCCAGGGAAAGGATTCTGGGCCTTCAGAGAAGCAG AAATTCATATCTACACCACTGAGAAGACCAGGCATGCTTGTACCAAAACCAAGTGTTTCTCCCCCTGACGTGTCAAGTTTATCCATAAAGAATGATCAAG ctcTCCTTGgaggtgttttttattttctgaacatttttagCCATGGTGAACTACCTCCTCATTGTGAGCAGCGCTTCCTCCCTTGTGAAATTGGCTGTGTTAAATACTCCCTCCAGGAAGGTATTATAGCAGACTTCCACAGCTTTATCCATCCAG GTGAAATTCCACGAGGATTTCGATTCCATTGCCAGGCTGCAA GTGATTCTAGTCACAAGATTCCTATTTCAAACTTTGAATTCGGGCATGACCAAGCAACTGTGTTAAAAAACCTTTATAAATTTATTCATCCAAACCCAGGGAATTGGCCACCTATTTACTGCAAG TCTGATGATAGAGCCAGAGTCAACTGGTGTTTGAAGCGTATGGAGCGGACATCAG AAATCAGGCAAGATCTAGAACTTCTCACTGTAGAGGACCTTGTAGTGGGAATCTACCAGCAAAAATTCCTCAAGGAACCCTCTAAGACCTGGGTTAGAAGCCTCCTAGATGTGGCCATGTGGGACTATTCTAGCAACACAAG GTGCAAGTGGCATGAAGAAAATGATATTCTCTTCTGTGCTTTAGCTGTTTGCAAGAAAATCGC gtaCTGCATCAGTAATTCTCTAGCCACTCTGTTTGGAATCCAGCTCACTGGAGCTCATGTGCCACTACAAGACTATGAGGCCAGCAACAGTGTGACGCCCAAAATGGTCGTACTGGATGCGGGGCGTTACCAG AAGCTAAGAGTTGAGAGTCCAGGATTCTGTCATTTCAACTCTTACAAACAGGAACAAAGGTCAAACACATCCACTG GTTGTTACCCATCTGGGGTGAAAATTTCTGGCCCCAACAGCAGTGTTCGAGGAAGAGGGATCACCCGCCTGCTAGAGAGCATCTCCAGCAACTCCAACAACATCCACAGATTCTCCAACTGTGAAACTTCACTCTCTACTTACATGTCCCAAAAAGATGGGTAcaaatctttctcttccttttcttaa